A genomic window from Paraburkholderia phytofirmans OLGA172 includes:
- a CDS encoding chaperone modulator CbpM — protein MNESRTAWLECLIVEEQVEFTLLELCRVSGASEVQLVEWIEQGAIEPKCVSEDDGPHFDGVSLRRARRARHLAQDLEINAAGIALVLDLLDEIEALRAQYLRR, from the coding sequence ATGAACGAATCGCGCACTGCCTGGCTCGAATGCCTGATCGTCGAGGAGCAGGTGGAGTTCACGCTGCTCGAATTGTGCCGGGTGTCCGGCGCTTCTGAAGTCCAGCTCGTTGAATGGATCGAGCAAGGCGCAATTGAGCCGAAATGCGTCAGCGAGGACGATGGCCCGCACTTCGACGGCGTCTCATTGCGCCGCGCCCGCAGGGCTCGGCATCTCGCGCAGGATCTCGAGATCAACGCTGCGGGCATCGCGCTCGTACTCGATCTGCTTGATGAAATCGAAGCCTTGCGAGCGCAGTATCTGAGGCGATAG
- a CDS encoding Spy/CpxP family protein refolding chaperone produces the protein MTVATHDQVDTRISGLHTRLQITAAQEDLWQKVAQVMRDNAGTMDSLRQTRASHANSMSAVDDLKSYGQIADAHADGIRKLTSAFQALYDSMSDVQKKNADLIFQTDHHHSAKKG, from the coding sequence ATGACCGTTGCCACCCATGACCAGGTTGATACGCGCATCAGTGGACTTCACACGAGGCTTCAGATCACCGCGGCGCAAGAAGACCTTTGGCAGAAGGTCGCGCAGGTCATGCGTGACAATGCAGGCACGATGGACTCGCTCAGACAAACGCGAGCCAGTCATGCCAACAGCATGAGCGCTGTCGACGATCTCAAGTCCTATGGCCAGATCGCCGATGCCCATGCGGACGGCATCAGAAAGCTCACATCCGCGTTTCAGGCACTGTACGACAGCATGTCCGACGTTCAGAAGAAGAATGCCGATCTGATTTTCCAGACTGACCATCACCACTCCGCAAAGAAGGGGTGA
- a CDS encoding DUF4148 domain-containing protein — MKRILIASLLTATMALPVAAFAQSGVTRAQVRAELLELQQAGYRGTTSDATYPSELLAAQQRVAARDASRTSDAANSSFGPATSGSSSSGGRAAPAQEIPGLHSIYFGS; from the coding sequence ATGAAACGCATCCTCATTGCTTCACTGCTCACGGCCACGATGGCCCTCCCTGTCGCAGCCTTCGCTCAATCCGGCGTCACGCGCGCGCAGGTGCGGGCGGAACTGCTCGAGTTGCAACAGGCGGGATATCGCGGCACGACGTCCGACGCCACGTATCCGTCCGAACTGCTCGCCGCGCAACAGCGCGTTGCGGCCCGCGACGCGTCGCGGACGAGCGATGCAGCCAACAGCAGCTTTGGCCCGGCGACGTCCGGTTCGTCTTCATCCGGCGGCCGCGCCGCACCTGCACAAGAGATCCCCGGATTGCACTCGATCTATTTCGGGAGCTGA
- a CDS encoding P-II family nitrogen regulator, whose product MKLITAIIKPFKLDEAREALSAIGVSGITVTEVKGFGRQKGHTELYRGAEYVVDFLPKVKIEAAVSDDIVDQAIEALERAARTGKIGDGKIFVTPIEQVIRIRTGETGADAL is encoded by the coding sequence ATGAAACTCATTACCGCAATCATCAAGCCGTTCAAGCTCGATGAGGCGCGCGAAGCCTTGTCGGCCATCGGCGTCTCAGGGATCACGGTCACCGAAGTCAAAGGTTTCGGCCGGCAGAAGGGCCATACGGAGCTGTATCGGGGCGCCGAATACGTGGTCGATTTCCTGCCGAAGGTGAAGATCGAGGCAGCTGTCTCGGACGACATCGTCGACCAGGCGATCGAGGCGCTTGAACGCGCGGCACGCACCGGCAAGATCGGCGACGGCAAGATTTTTGTCACCCCGATCGAGCAAGTGATTCGGATTCGCACCGGGGAGACCGGCGCGGACGCTCTGTAA
- a CDS encoding enoyl-CoA hydratase/isomerase family protein yields MQTIPDNYFTAYRNLKLTRDEDGVLVVQFHTNGGPLTFTAEAHTEVVDAFYRISQDRANKIVILTGAGGDFMTGVDWASFKDVSDPDVWSQIHDEGVQVLENIANIRVPVIAAIEGRAHIHSEYVLLANVIVAAEGATFHDMGHYAAGVVPGDGIFTTWSYRAGAGRAEAFLLNAQPITAAVAREWGVVAEVVSNGQALGRAQELARQYLKAPEVARRNTRIHFIWPLKQRIVQEVGYGLSLEGASAAALVKAMQAGS; encoded by the coding sequence ATGCAAACGATTCCGGATAACTATTTCACTGCCTACCGCAACCTGAAGTTGACACGGGATGAGGACGGCGTGCTGGTCGTGCAATTCCATACCAATGGAGGCCCGCTCACTTTCACGGCGGAGGCCCACACGGAGGTTGTCGATGCGTTCTACCGGATTTCACAGGACCGGGCGAACAAGATCGTCATCCTCACGGGTGCAGGCGGGGACTTCATGACCGGGGTTGACTGGGCATCTTTCAAGGATGTCTCCGATCCCGACGTCTGGAGCCAGATCCATGACGAAGGCGTTCAGGTCCTGGAAAACATTGCCAATATACGCGTGCCGGTCATCGCGGCCATCGAGGGGCGTGCCCATATCCACTCGGAGTATGTTCTGCTGGCCAACGTCATTGTGGCGGCAGAGGGCGCAACCTTCCACGACATGGGCCACTATGCTGCGGGTGTCGTGCCTGGCGACGGCATCTTTACCACCTGGAGCTATCGCGCGGGAGCGGGACGGGCGGAAGCTTTCCTGCTCAACGCGCAGCCGATTACGGCGGCTGTCGCACGCGAGTGGGGCGTGGTTGCTGAGGTCGTGTCAAACGGCCAGGCGCTTGGCCGCGCACAGGAATTGGCGAGGCAGTATTTGAAAGCGCCCGAAGTGGCACGCCGCAACACGCGCATACATTTTATTTGGCCCTTGAAGCAACGCATCGTGCAGGAAGTTGGCTATGGGTTGTCGCTCGAAGGCGCCTCCGCAGCCGCCCTTGTGAAGGCAATGCAAGCTGGGAGCTAA
- a CDS encoding LysR family transcriptional regulator: MADIVSSMRIFVRVVETSSFTAVAKENNVTAAQVSRAVTALEQQLRTVVLHRTTRHLSVTEPGGRFYERAKAILAAIDSATDEARSAGVSPTGKVRLHCAPGLAQSVVAAALTSYRNAYPDVFVELKIEQSMPNLVEEGYDLSLISATELPDSVYVAQPLGAAYAVMVASPDYLKRNGTPRTRDELSAHTLLMLESPVSPPDEWHIESGADAQIWKISKSPLQVNVPDVMRAALLQGAGIGTLATYTAVDDLVDGKLVRVLPHYRLRPFTVFAVYPSRRYLDAKVRTLLEHLRSTLSSSLNNAIERIEALARADSLRT; encoded by the coding sequence ATGGCAGATATCGTCAGCAGTATGCGGATATTCGTCCGCGTGGTCGAAACCAGCTCGTTCACCGCCGTCGCGAAAGAGAACAACGTGACGGCTGCGCAGGTTTCGCGCGCAGTCACGGCGCTGGAGCAACAGTTGCGGACCGTCGTGCTGCATCGCACGACGCGACACCTCTCTGTCACCGAACCCGGTGGACGCTTCTACGAGCGCGCCAAGGCGATTCTCGCAGCCATCGACTCGGCAACCGACGAGGCTCGCAGCGCAGGCGTGTCTCCAACCGGCAAGGTGCGGCTGCATTGCGCGCCAGGCCTTGCGCAGAGCGTGGTGGCCGCGGCGCTGACCAGTTATCGGAACGCCTACCCCGATGTCTTCGTCGAACTGAAGATCGAACAAAGCATGCCCAATCTGGTCGAGGAGGGGTATGACCTTTCGCTGATTTCAGCTACGGAGCTTCCCGACTCGGTGTATGTCGCGCAGCCGCTCGGCGCGGCATACGCAGTCATGGTGGCTTCACCGGACTATCTGAAACGAAACGGCACGCCACGCACGCGCGACGAATTGTCTGCCCACACGTTGCTCATGCTCGAATCGCCCGTGTCGCCGCCTGACGAATGGCATATCGAAAGCGGAGCGGACGCTCAGATCTGGAAGATTTCGAAGTCGCCGCTTCAAGTCAATGTTCCCGATGTGATGCGGGCAGCCCTGCTGCAGGGGGCGGGCATTGGCACACTTGCGACGTACACCGCGGTCGACGATCTTGTCGACGGAAAGCTCGTGCGCGTGCTCCCGCACTATCGCCTCAGGCCGTTCACGGTGTTCGCGGTCTACCCCTCGCGCCGCTATCTCGATGCCAAGGTCCGCACGCTGCTGGAGCACCTGCGCTCGACGCTCTCGTCGTCCTTGAATAATGCAATCGAGCGCATCGAGGCGCTGGCCCGCGCGGATTCGCTGCGGACCTGA
- a CDS encoding ammonium transporter — MRKLLMSMLMAGSLLAGGIGAALADDASAPAAASAAASDTTASAPAPDASAAPAAAAASAPAAEASAAPAVSAAAAPDASAASAAAAPAAPTAPFSVDSSKINSGDTAWMLTSTALVLFMTIPGLALFYGGMVRKKSVLAILMQSFAITCLVSIIWVVVGYSLAFTPGGSFIGGLSRFFMAGMNYIHGDKATTLTVSHLAPTIPETVYCVYQMTFAIITPALITGAFADRMKFSAMLVFMTLWSIIVYSPIAHMVWEPTGWLAAAGILDFAGGTVVHINAGIAALVCALVLGKRVGYGKESMAPHNLTLTLIGGAMLWVGWFGFNAGSAVAADGRAGFAMFATQVATAAAALAWMFAEWATKGKPSVLGIVSGAVAGLVAITPASGFVGMTGSLVIGIAAGVICYWSATWLKHKLGYDDSLDAFGVHCIGGIVGALLTGVFAVKDIGGADGSVILQAKGVLTTLIYSGVVSFVLLKVIDMVMGIRVTEEDERAGLDVSLHGEAIE, encoded by the coding sequence ATGCGCAAATTATTGATGTCCATGCTGATGGCCGGTTCGCTGCTCGCGGGCGGTATCGGCGCCGCCCTCGCGGACGACGCTTCCGCACCCGCAGCGGCCTCGGCAGCTGCTTCCGATACGACGGCGAGTGCGCCGGCACCGGACGCTTCGGCAGCGCCTGCAGCCGCCGCCGCTTCGGCACCGGCCGCTGAAGCGTCCGCCGCACCGGCTGTCAGCGCCGCAGCCGCACCTGATGCATCGGCCGCATCCGCTGCCGCCGCACCGGCAGCCCCGACCGCGCCGTTCTCGGTCGATTCGTCGAAGATCAATTCGGGCGACACCGCCTGGATGCTGACCTCCACCGCGCTCGTGCTGTTCATGACGATCCCGGGTCTGGCGCTGTTCTACGGCGGCATGGTCCGCAAGAAGAGCGTGCTCGCGATCCTGATGCAGAGCTTCGCGATCACCTGCCTTGTGTCGATCATCTGGGTCGTGGTGGGCTACAGCCTCGCCTTCACGCCGGGCGGCTCGTTCATCGGCGGCTTGTCACGCTTCTTCATGGCGGGCATGAACTACATCCATGGCGACAAGGCGACGACGCTGACCGTCAGCCATCTCGCCCCGACGATCCCGGAAACGGTCTACTGCGTCTATCAGATGACGTTCGCGATCATTACCCCGGCACTGATCACGGGCGCGTTTGCCGATCGCATGAAGTTCTCGGCGATGCTGGTGTTCATGACGCTGTGGTCGATCATCGTCTACTCGCCGATCGCGCACATGGTCTGGGAACCGACCGGCTGGCTGGCTGCCGCGGGCATCCTCGACTTCGCGGGCGGCACGGTGGTGCACATCAACGCCGGTATCGCGGCGCTGGTCTGCGCGCTGGTGCTGGGCAAGCGCGTCGGCTACGGCAAGGAATCGATGGCGCCGCACAACCTGACGCTCACGCTGATCGGTGGCGCCATGCTGTGGGTAGGCTGGTTCGGCTTCAACGCGGGTTCGGCAGTGGCGGCAGACGGCCGTGCCGGTTTCGCCATGTTCGCCACGCAGGTGGCAACCGCGGCAGCAGCACTCGCATGGATGTTCGCCGAATGGGCAACCAAGGGTAAGCCGTCGGTGCTCGGTATCGTGTCGGGTGCCGTGGCAGGTCTGGTGGCGATTACGCCGGCTTCGGGCTTCGTCGGTATGACGGGTTCGCTGGTGATCGGTATCGCGGCAGGCGTGATCTGCTACTGGTCGGCAACGTGGCTCAAGCACAAACTCGGTTACGACGACTCGCTCGACGCGTTCGGCGTGCACTGCATCGGCGGTATCGTGGGTGCGCTGCTGACCGGCGTGTTCGCGGTCAAGGACATCGGCGGCGCGGACGGCAGTGTCATCCTGCAAGCCAAGGGCGTGCTGACGACGCTGATCTACAGCGGTGTGGTCAGCTTCGTCCTGCTGAAGGTGATCGACATGGTGATGGGCATCCGTGTGACGGAAGAAGATGAGCGCGCGGGTCTGGACGTCAGCCTGCACGGCGAAGCCATCGAATAG
- a CDS encoding CsbD family protein: MNKDQIQGWTREIAGKLRTGLGKTIGNRTVTWRGRVEQVIGKTQASYGNAKARLRKRS, encoded by the coding sequence ATGAACAAAGATCAGATACAAGGATGGACAAGAGAGATCGCAGGTAAATTGCGTACCGGCCTCGGCAAGACCATCGGCAACCGGACGGTCACGTGGAGGGGGCGCGTCGAGCAGGTCATCGGCAAGACGCAGGCGTCGTATGGCAATGCCAAGGCGCGTCTCAGGAAGCGCTCATAA
- a CDS encoding alpha/beta fold hydrolase, whose amino-acid sequence MSNLDVTHHTITANGIRQHFVEAGEGAPVVLLHGFPETHYAWRHQIPVLAQHYRVIAPDLRGYGETEKPADGYDKRTMANDLRALLRELSIERIALVSHDRGARVATRFAKDHPEAVDRLVVMDNVPTRIVAQSINAQIARAYWFFLFHQVPDLPETLIAGNERAWLRHLFSDWSYNPHTISGEAFETYVRAYEAPGAVRGAMADYRANAVDVAHDKVDADVLIQAPTLALWGAEFYAVGKMFDMPDVWKGMARDVVTHAIPRAGHLPHEEQPEIVNRLLVDFLKDWKG is encoded by the coding sequence ATGAGCAATCTGGACGTCACCCATCACACGATTACAGCGAACGGCATCCGCCAACACTTTGTCGAGGCGGGCGAAGGCGCCCCCGTCGTCCTGCTGCACGGCTTTCCGGAAACGCATTACGCGTGGCGGCATCAGATTCCCGTGCTCGCGCAACATTACCGCGTGATCGCACCGGACCTGCGGGGCTATGGCGAGACGGAAAAGCCCGCGGACGGCTACGACAAGCGCACGATGGCGAACGATCTGCGTGCGCTCCTGCGCGAACTGTCGATCGAGCGTATTGCGCTCGTGAGCCACGACCGCGGTGCGCGGGTCGCGACGCGCTTCGCGAAGGACCATCCGGAGGCGGTCGATCGCCTCGTCGTCATGGACAACGTGCCGACACGCATCGTCGCCCAGTCAATCAACGCACAGATCGCGCGCGCATATTGGTTCTTCCTGTTCCATCAGGTCCCCGATCTGCCGGAGACGCTGATCGCGGGCAACGAGCGTGCATGGCTGCGACACTTGTTCTCCGACTGGTCCTACAACCCGCACACGATCTCGGGCGAAGCGTTCGAGACCTACGTTCGGGCATACGAAGCGCCGGGTGCCGTGCGGGGTGCAATGGCGGACTACCGTGCCAACGCGGTCGATGTCGCTCACGACAAAGTAGACGCCGATGTGCTGATCCAGGCCCCGACGCTCGCCCTGTGGGGCGCGGAGTTCTACGCGGTAGGCAAGATGTTCGACATGCCGGATGTGTGGAAGGGTATGGCACGCGACGTCGTCACGCACGCCATTCCGCGTGCCGGCCATTTGCCGCATGAAGAACAGCCGGAAATCGTCAATCGGCTTCTGGTCGACTTTCTCAAGGACTGGAAAGGCTGA
- a CDS encoding DnaJ C-terminal domain-containing protein, with protein MKYKDYYEVLGLPRSATQDDIRRTYRKLARKYHPDLSKLDDAEPRFKELGEAYGVLKDTEKRAAYDRMGDQWRNGQDFEPPPQWDEGFEFSGGDDRGAEEARFSEFFEALFRGEHANGGRASTRRARHAAGAGDDRATAQDMEDAYGGVPHSARGQDHHAKVVIDLEDTYRGAQRTISLETPVLDASGRAVLKSRTLDVSIPKGVHSGQHLRLAGQGGAGFGEGRAGDLYLEIALRQHGLFSVDGRDVTIVVPVAPWEAALGARITVPTPDGAVEIAIPKDSSAGRRLRLKGKGIPASGPAGPSGDLYAQLNIVLPLADSEQARAAYETLRAACDFDPRAHFSGDAS; from the coding sequence ATGAAATACAAAGACTATTACGAAGTGCTGGGATTACCGCGCAGCGCGACGCAGGACGATATCAGGCGTACGTATCGCAAGCTCGCTCGCAAATATCACCCGGACTTGAGCAAACTCGACGACGCGGAGCCGCGCTTCAAGGAGCTCGGCGAGGCGTACGGCGTCCTCAAAGACACGGAAAAGCGTGCAGCCTACGACCGGATGGGCGACCAGTGGCGCAATGGTCAGGACTTCGAGCCGCCGCCGCAGTGGGACGAGGGCTTCGAATTCAGCGGCGGGGACGACCGCGGAGCCGAGGAGGCACGCTTCAGCGAATTCTTCGAGGCACTTTTTCGCGGTGAACATGCCAATGGTGGCCGTGCGTCGACAAGACGCGCGCGGCACGCTGCCGGCGCCGGTGATGACCGCGCAACTGCGCAAGACATGGAGGATGCCTATGGCGGTGTGCCGCACTCGGCGCGAGGCCAGGACCACCATGCGAAAGTGGTGATCGATCTGGAGGATACCTATCGAGGGGCACAGCGCACGATTTCGCTGGAGACGCCAGTACTCGATGCAAGCGGCCGAGCCGTACTGAAGTCGCGGACGCTTGATGTCTCCATTCCAAAGGGCGTGCACAGCGGGCAGCATCTGCGACTTGCCGGCCAAGGGGGGGCGGGTTTCGGAGAGGGGCGCGCTGGAGACCTGTACCTGGAAATCGCGTTGCGCCAGCACGGACTTTTCAGCGTCGACGGCCGCGATGTGACGATCGTCGTGCCGGTCGCCCCTTGGGAAGCGGCACTTGGCGCGCGCATTACCGTGCCGACGCCCGACGGCGCCGTCGAAATAGCCATACCCAAAGATTCCAGCGCAGGCCGACGCTTACGCCTGAAAGGCAAGGGAATCCCAGCGAGCGGTCCGGCCGGACCATCGGGCGATCTCTATGCGCAATTGAACATCGTTCTGCCGCTGGCTGACAGCGAGCAGGCACGCGCGGCTTACGAGACACTACGAGCGGCATGCGACTTCGACCCGCGCGCGCACTTTTCAGGTGATGCATCATGA